The sequence below is a genomic window from Meles meles chromosome 3, mMelMel3.1 paternal haplotype, whole genome shotgun sequence.
CAAAGATACGGGGTAAAAGGGAGGGTTTACCATATTCAGAAATGTGCTACAGTTCTAAGGACACGATGGCAGAAAGTATAGGGATACCGGTGGCAGCTTACATAGAGTTTGGACTAGGAATAAATACATAACCACCCCTGGCTATAGCGGAAAACTCTGAAGAAAGAGTTAGGCTTTAAAAAAAGTTGCAAGCACAGTTACCTAAAAATACTTTGTTAATAGAGTGTAATGtagattttgcttatttggggGTTTAGCTATGAAAACATCTTTAGGAGCCAATAAAAATATCgtagagaaaaaaacaacacttttaaaaattgaggttaAGAACCATGAGGCATTTCATTTGTCTGTAAACACGCAGTTTACTGTCCCTTGTTGAAACACCAATGTCTGGATTCCTGAGCTTCACGGATAACAGCAGAAGGCCAGTTTGCATAGAAAATCTGCGATATGTCAACAATTTGCTTAAAAAGAACTTCTCAGGGCAattggcttttgtttttcagCTTCGGATCTGAGTGAACAGGGCTCACCACACCGTGGGACCTGGGACCAAGGAGCAGCGAGCAGCGCGATGAGCTTTCTAAGGCATTGGGGAGAATGATGGAATGAGTTTTAAAATCCACAGGATATCATGATAAAGGCTCTTCAGCGTGCATGCCACAGAACTAGAGCCAGACTAATTGGGTCGGAAGTTGAATCGTGTTTTAGGATTGGAAACCAAAGACAAGAAGAGCCCCCCGGTGCTGAACGCCACGGTCTGAGTGCAGGAACGAAGGCCGTCAGCTGGTCAGCCACCGAGGGGGGCACCCACCGGCCAGCACCAGGACCAGACCCCCTGGGTGTGACTGACCCCAGCTCCGGAATCTGAAGGGCTAACACGGTGTGTCACCTGTGCCGCTCTGAATGTCTCTGAGCGGTTCTGAGGAGGACAGTCTTCTCCGGGGCCTCAGAAAGTCTTCAGAAAGCTGCCTTTGGAAAGGGAAAAAGCTCTGCGAGGCCGCGGTGCAGACCACGAGTGAGCACAATGGCAGTGGTTGCCAACAACTCCAGATCTAACACAAAGATGGACAACAAGGGGGCAGTGTCCTGCCAAGAAATCCATTTTACTTCTTCTGGGACTGGTTTTTACACATGGTAAGGATTTGCTTCAGTACTTTCTGGACATCTTCATCCATCTGGCCCTAGGAAATGCAACCAAAAGACAATCATTAGAATCGAAGTTGAGTCCTGGCAGTCTCCCCTCAGGAATGAGATGTCTGGCTGAGATGAAGCCCTTGGCTTTTCCCCCAGATTATCCAAAGGAATGTTAGTCCTATCGCTTCCCACATTTCTGTGtgggactgagagagagagggccctGTGCTTTTCCCTCTGGAGGCTGAGGAGGCTGGGTCTACCAGACCCACCTGCAAAAGCTTTCTGGGTCTCAGCTGCAAATGTGAGCCCAGCTAGCCAAGCCACCAAGAGTCATGGGGGTGAGACCGTGCTGACGGCTATGATAATACGGGCGTGCCTGAAAAGGAAGCCTGGGCTGCTGTTCCTGGTGGGGGTAACAGCCCCTTCCGCCTCCATTTCTCAAAAAATGCTGAGGCTATTTCCAACAATGGGGTCGGGCTCCCGACAAAATCCAAAGCAAAGCAATGAGCTTTTTAAAGCTTCTCAATGTAAACGATTCCCCCcaaattttcatttgttctaCTAGTTGAATGACAGGAATCTGGGTGACATCTGCTCTGGTGTTTCTTTAGGATACTCAGCATACCTGCACGGCATACAGAAGATGCATTCTGTAAACAGATACGACCTCCTGGTGTTGTTTCTTGCATTCCTGGGAAGAGACGATGCGTCAGTGTTAAGAGCTTAGGAGACTgttaaagaacaaaaccaaaaacctatgaGAAAGCTGTGGCCAAATGCTACCCAAAGTGATTTCCTTCAGCAAATGCTAGCATATGAGGCTTTTAACACTGTTGTGGGCTCACTGGGTTGTATATTTCTGAACACCTATCACTATTCTCAGGGAAACATTTGCTGATATTCTTCAGGGGGTCAGAATCAACCTAATTCATATTTTGGCATGTCAACCTTAGAAGAAAATCCATGAAAAAGTAGTTATTATGTAATCCCACCTTTGTtgcaaaaaaatatatgtatacatacttaTGCAAATACACAGTCACATTCAAAGGAAATGGTGCAAAGAAACTATCAAATGCAAAAAGGGACCATCTCTGAGTGGTTGGATTATGGgccatttttatttatagaaactTTTCCAGAGTCTTCTGTATTTTCCAACTTTTCTACAataaccaaatatttattaattttaaaaatctgttcttttgAAAGGAGCTACTGTTCTCTCCCTATCCAGCCAATCATATCGTCCTCCAGGGAGCTCAGTTACTCAGCTGTCGGTGTACCCCGGAGACAAACAGGGCGGTGGCACCAATCTCAGCTGGTTCCTCAGTACAGCTGTTCATGCTTGTTTCTCCTTGTTGAGCTATTGTTCCAATTCCTCTCAGTAACTGTTTCAAGAATCTTCACTTGGCTCTGAACTTTTCCGAGGAGTTGGTTTTCCATGACGAAAATTGAGACTATCATCTATAAATTACTTCCAAAGTCTACAAAAGCCCATCAGTACCCTTCTCACCACCTTCCTATGAGGGTGGGAACATGAGGTGTCCTTCCTATTCAAGGAGAACCTTGGAAACCTCAGTCCTTTGATGGTCATGCCATTAGAAGGTGGGCTTAGGACCTCCCTCTGTGTCATTTCCTCTCAGCTTTTAGATACCTCCACTCAATCGTTTAGAACTTTGTCTTCTGATCACCATCCTCCTTTCCATCCCTGTTTCTGTCATCATTCGGGTGACTGCGATATCCACATGCCTAGCCACAAACACCTCGGTCTCTCAGTTTCCCCAACGTCCACCTCAATGACTTGCTCCTCCTCCTTGCAGCCATGCATTCTCAAGGTCACAGCCCTGTCTCTGTCATTGCCTCTGAAATCTTGAAAGAGCACCTCACCCTCTGGTCACCAGCTCCTTTCTTTCCAGCAAATCTACTTTAGGCTTCCCCTGCCTCCTGCTATGGTTCCTCGGCCCCATCAGATACCTGGTTCCTTGGTCACTTCTCTAAGCGCCCACTGCGGTTCAGATTCCATCCCATCACTCCGCTGAGACTGTCCCTGCCGAGGCTGCCCAGCCACAACCCATTCCTTGCTGCCTCCTACCTATCCCTTTGAGACTCAGCACAAGCATCGCATCCTACAGGAAGCCTTTCGAAACATTTCCTTTGTATGCCCGGAGCATGTTGGTCTTCTCTCTACCAGTGGAGGCTGACCACACTGAGAATATGGAAAGTCACTGAGTATCAACTCGGTGGAGGCGGGAACTGTGTCATATTCACTTTTAGATCATTGGCGCCATATATAATATTCATTAAAGGTGTTGAAAATTGTAAAAATGATTATATGAACCATCAGCATTTTGTCTACAAGTCTGTGAAAACCACATCATCAGAAAAATGACCTGCGGAACACAACAGGgagcctcttcccctcccctgatCATTCCATCACTACTAGAGCTGAGAACACAAAAAAGCTGGTTTTGTACTCTGGCCAGCCAGGGTAAGGATGGCAGAAACCTGAATTCACCAGTATCAAGTCTGTACTGAAGAAATCCTACATCCCAGGTCCTGCTTGTCAACGAAACTAGTGATAGTCCACAACAGACGAACCCTTGGCTTCACGTGGAAAATGTAACATCCCATGTCAACTAAAACCTTAAATGCTATGGGAGGTGAAATGGTGGCCCTCCGAAGATGTCCACACTCCAATGCCCAGAACCTGTGGAATTATTAACTTCGGTGGTGACAGGAACCTTGCAgttgtgattaagttaaggatcttgagacaCAGGAAAAGTTTATACTGACTATCCAGGTATCCCTTAAGTGTTATCACGAGAGTCCTTTTAAGAGAGGAGCAAAAGTGGAGGAGATGGGAAGGCAGAGCCAGAGGTGGAGTGATATGCTTTGAAGCTGGAGGTAGGACCCATGAGCCAAGGAATCTAGGTAGCCCCTAAAAGCtagagaaggcaaggaaatggattctcccttaGAGCTTCTAGAAGGATCCAGCCTTGCTGGTACCTTGCCTTTACTGAAATGGATTTCACActtatctccagaacttttttttaaagatttttattcatttgagaaagagagagagaaggagtgtgaGCAAGCGCAATGCGGGGAGGGGAAAGAGCacagggggagggaagaaggaccAGAAGACTCTGCTGAcacacagagccccatgcagctccagcccaggatcctgcgatcacTACCTAAGTCGAAAACCAAAagtgacgcttaactgactgaaccacccaggtgccccgggtctCCAGAATCTTAAGAGCATAGATTCTTGTTTTAAACCACATTTGTGCTGGTCTGTTCCAATAGCCATGGGAAATAAATACAGATATGAAAGGACTTTCCCAGATCAAACAAGGAGAGGGGCCAAGCAGCAGCTTCAGGTGCATAGAGACACACCCATCAGAGGTCCCAGCCCCTAGTAAGTTCTTGCCACTGCCGGACACTGTGGTAGAAAGTCGGAGTGGGGGGAACAATCAGTGGATGCATAACCATGAGGCCTGCGCCACGGTCCTGCCGATTCCTCCCTTCTCAGAGATTCAGGTGACTCACCTTGTTGCAGGCGATGCCTGggactctcctccccaccccccaggtgaGCAGGTGACATAATCTGCCTGGCCTGGCTGgccatcccccgccccccccactcccacccccaccgcagGCAGCGGAGAGAAGCCCACTCACAGCCAGCTGGTTCTGGAGCTGTTTGACCTGCTGCTGCAGCGCCTCGAGCTGCTGACTCTGCCTCTTGGATGAGCTCGTGGAGTACGAGAGCTGTGAGAGGCTGTTCAGGGCCTCCTTCAACTTGGTGACTTCCTTCGACATCTCATTGATCTGGCGAGAAAGGAAAACTATCAATAAGCAAGAAAGGGCCTGCCGAAGCAAAATTCCAGAGAGTTCTAAGCCTTCAACAATGGCCTCTTGTTGGCCTCCGGGACTCAAGACTTTggaacagtttcttttttattttttaaggaaagtcCATAAAGTGAAATCGGTAACAAAATCAGCAACCCCATATGGCCCTCTAAGGCCATTATATTCAAATAAGGGCCCCGGATTAAATCTTGTGCTTTGAGACATGAGGGTAACAAACGCTATGGcactgatttccttttttactcTGAAAGGGGGTAttgttgaaaaaagaaatcagaaccaGGAATGTTAGGCATTCTTTATTTGGAGACAGCTATGTCTTGTTCAGTAGCATTGACACACACAATCAGAAAGCAGTTCTGGGAACCCTGATTTCTCTGGACATCTTGCTTCAAAGTAGTCACAACTCCTCCCTGCAacccagcctctgccttcccactccctgcccccttgGCCTTGGAAGCTCTTTTTGAAATCTTCATTATATTAAAGGAATAAATGACCCCCAGTGCTCTGACCAGTGCCCCTCAGAACACCTGACCCAGGGGACCAGGGATGCAGAGGGGATGCAGAGGGGATGCAGGCTCCGCACTCTTTTCCGAGTCCccctttgttttcctccttcctccaagccacacccagctggtgtctaATCACCTGCTCCCCACACACCTTCTCCTGTCCACCTTTGCCAGTGAGAGCCAGGAAGGGCAGTTCTTCCACTGACTGGGGAAAGCTCCCAGGGCTTAGGGAAGCAGGATGAGGTCTGGGAGTATTTGGGTTTCTACATGATGGAAGAACCTGTCTGGATTCCATAAGAAATGAAGTTCAAGATGGGTCACAAATGGGTCAGTTTGTGGGTTCACTTCTGAGCCCTGCCACTAGGCAGAGTTTctgtaaaatcattttaaaagggaaaacagGTGCCACATAGGTGAAATGCTTTAATCTAAGGAGACTGACAGATGACTcacttttttaaatagaaatgtcCAACCTACTACTCTTAATGTGGCCAAGGGGACAGATGGAGTCACGCGTAGAGCTTTCGTGCTTTCGCAACAGGTCCGTGCTAACCAACGCTAAAAACGTTAACCGTGGTAAAGGCCTGCTAGCTAGAAACGCAACAGCAACGGAATCTCACCAACCTTCTTGTCTTTATCCTCCTCCAGTCTGGAAGAGCTCTCCGactgtctcttcctttctgccagcTCTTCCTGAGCGTCCTGGAGCTGCTGCCGGAGTTCGTCTGCTTCCTGCTCTTTGGCCTTTAAGAGAGCCTGAATgttctccttttcccttcttgTTTGTGACACCTCGCTTCTCATCTGGGTGAGCTCCAAGTgggccttctctttctctttcaccgAATCCTTCAATTTTGAGGCCAACACACTCACCTCGCCTTCTAATGACGACTGGAGCTTTGCGTAGGCGGACCTGGGCACCATGGCGTCGGTCATGGCGGCCTTCTCTTCCAGGAGCTGCTTCTCCAGCCTCGCCACCTCTCTTTCCTTGCTGGCGAGGTGCTCTTTGAGACTGCTGATTTTTTCCTCCATCTCTTTGGCGGTCGCCCGCAGCGTGGTTATCACTTGCAAATGTTCCGTGATGGAGACAGAGTTCTCTTTCTGGGCGTCCACGAGCTGTTTGAGCTGGGTCAACTCGTGCAACACCTTTGAGTACTGAGACTTCATTTCGGACAGCGCCTCTTCCGCCTTAGCTCTAGATACATTCGTCACGTGCAGCAGTTTCTCATGCTCCGCTTTATGGATATAGTCGGCCGTCACGTCTTCTAGAGACTTCCTCTTCCTGTAATCCTCCAGCTCGGCCTGGGCTTCCTTGTACAGCTGGGAGAGCTCGCTCACCTGTTTGTTGAGTTCATCTATCATCCTGTTCATGGCCTCTTTCATGTCCCCGGCTTCGTCGCTGGCCTCTTGGGTGACCTGACTCTTCAGGGCATCTTTTAATTTCATGATTTCTTCTTGGGCCTCTTGGTACTTCTCAAACAAAAATGCTTTCTCCTTATTCATGTTCTCAATAACAGAGCAGTATGAGCTTTTCATTTCCTCGTATTCTTCTATAGGAGGCTTAATGACCatatctttctccctctctacaAGTTTTTCTTCTAACTCTCTcaccttctctttatttctttcgcTTTCTTCCACTGCATTCTGGAGGTCCTGCTTCAGCATGTCTATTTCCTCCTCAGTGATCCTCAGCTCCCGGAGACGCGAATAACTGTCCACGCTTTCGGGCGAGACGAGGCCCAGTTTCATCTGCTTCTGCACGTTGAGGACTTCTTTCATGGCCTCCTCGTACTTGCTCTGggtttctttcagtttctggCTGAGGTCAGAGCCGTTCTCGGAGATCTCTGCACTGTTGACACACACTGATTCGGCCCTTCTGGACCGGAGCTCGGCCTGGAGCTGCTGCTTCTCCGCTTCGGAGCTCTCCAGCCTCTTCTGCAGGTCCTGCAGAATCTCTTGTAGTTGCTGAATTCGGCCATCGCCGTCGAAAGTGGATCTACTCGCGGACTGTGGTAAGACAGGGGGAGATGATTTGGAGTCTGGGGGAGAGGTGTCGCTGGGTTTTCCCAGGGGTGGGGCCAAGTCCGTCTGAGTGGAATGGTAGGAGTCAAAGCTCACGTCTGCTTCTGCCTCCTTGGGTGACTTGGcctgggaaaaaaggaaagaaggaaacggCACCAAAGATGGAGTCGGTGAGCAAGCAATGGGAAGGAGAGAACAAATCCAGAGCTTCTGTATAGGAGAACCGCAGGGTACCTTTTGTACTCTTGCCCTGTGACAAAATACAGTCCGGGATATGAGAAGCAGATTAATGACACGAAGCTTATTCTGTGCTCTATTAGGACCGCTGATGTGTGCCACTTTCGAAACACAAGATTTGTGTTGGCTCTAAAGCCTCTGACtcataatttttcctttccttctcatatTATTGCAGTTACCAAAAGGGGAAATGGGCACAAGTACAGCTCGTTCTTACTGAAGATCTTAAATCTGCCAAATGACCAGCTCTACTGCATGAATGGGTAATTACACGTGCAcaagcacacatacacatgtatgtcACCTATGAAACAGACTAAGtgtataatcatatataattGACCAATTTAGCAATTTACAGAAAGGGAGTTAATGAATACCTCCTCTTTCAACAAAGACATAAtttgaaactataaaatacttgaggctaactatattaaaaaaagaagaagaaactactGGAGATGTTTAAAACAAAGTATCATCTGACTAACCTGAAAAAAACCCATAGTCTGGCCCTACAAAGAGTCCGTGGTAGCAATCTCTGTACCCACCTGTAATTTATCTTGTAATTCCTTATTGTGCAAGGTGAGAGAAGCAACTTTTGCTTGCAAAAGGGCAAGAAGATCTTGTTGGTCAGCTTCAGAACTTACATCCAATAAGCTATCAGCACCTTGAAAAAGTGAAAAGCAATTtacaataacattttaaaaaatcaaaccagTCTTTCTCTGACCTTTAACCAAGTGGCTTTCTACCTAATCCAGGGCTTCTTCCTGGTCCTGACGATGAATGAAAGCCCCTAGATTCCAGGTAGATGAACAGCAAttctcaggtcctgggctttCCTTCCTGGGGTCTTCCCAGCACAGGACCAGATGCCTGGAGGCATCACAAGCTTATCTGAAAACTGATGGGATTTGCTCATACATTTTCCATTCACCTGATTAGGTGTCATATCTTAGTTGTTTTTTGTTCCTTCCATGCCTGGTAAGTCCCATTGCTGTGAATCCTTTCAGAAATATCCTGGTTCACTTCTTATCCCTACCACTGTTCCTCTAGTTCAGACTTTATCACCTGGCTCGAAAACCCTGCAAACAGCCCAGAAACAACAAAGCACGCGCACACTTTCGCATGCCCCCCCACCCAATAGTAAAAATAGAGCCTTGCCCAGGCTAATCTTCCTGAAACATGCTTCGATAGGGTCAGTCCTGTGGTTCAAGCGCTttaatcactctctctctccagaatTAATCTCCAGACTCCTTCCTCTGGGTTAATGTCTCCATTATCTGGTGCCAGCATACTTTTTCAGGCGTATGGCCCATGATCTCTAGTAACACATCATCCTCAGATTCAAACTTCCCATCATCCCCCTCTAGATTCTGAACACAAGGAAGCTGTTGTAATTCTTCCTGCAGATGACTGCCCCTGCAGCATCTCTTTTGGCTAGGTCACTTGTCGGCAAGGTCACTTGTCGGTATCTGTCAGGGCCCATGTCAAACTTTGCCTCTTCCTCACAGCACTGGATGACCCGATAACCGGGGGCCCCACCATGAAACGGTCTGCTCTGAATCCCACAATCCTACTcttggtaggatttttttttttttttttgacatcctCCTGATCATCATGCTGAAATGGCATCCAAAGCTATGCTATTCAATGTGCTCACTGAGACAAGAACCTTGTTCCAGAATGTCATTCAGCACACCGCCTCCTTCACGCAGTGTTCCtatgggggagaagaaaagactACTGGACAAAACAGTGTGCTTAGCAGTATCGCTGGATGGCTTTCTGGTGCAAACTCCTTACTTCCTGTAGACTGGCAACAGTTTACAGACCACCGTCTGAACGGCGCTGACCTACATTCTTcacagttattttattattttctcacagCCATTTAATccaaagatgaaaaatttaatCTTAATTTGGAAGGACGCAAAATGACATTTCTTCATAGAAATGCTTACTTCAATGTCTGGTGCCTAAACCACAGCTTTATTAAAGAGTCCCCTTGACATAATGTATGGTGAGTTTAGAATAAACCAGAGGACTGAGAACATGACAGTAATTCTAAGCTACAGAAATTACTTCTCAAATACAatggaggagcgcctgggtgactcgcTGATTGAATGTctaactcttagtttcagctcaggtcatgatctcagggtcctaagattaaGACCTGCCATCAGGCTCGGGGCTCAATAGgaagtctccttgagattctctctccccctggccCTCCCCCTACTTGCATACACATACTCTctaagataat
It includes:
- the RAI14 gene encoding ankycorbin isoform X2, with the translated sequence MFSFGKPVFLSVSPVKGKTNEWNKNDDRLLQAVENGDPEKVASLLGKKGASATKHDSEGKTAFHLAATKGHVECLRVMVTHGVDVTAQDAAGHSALHLAAKNSHHECIRKLLQSKCPAESVDSSGKTALHYAAAQGCLQAVQALCEHKSPINLKDLDGNIPLLLAVQNGHSEVCRFLLDHGADINSRDKNGRTALMLACEISSSNIVEALIKKGADLNLVDSLGHNALHYSKLSENAGIQSLLLSKISQDSDSKTPTKPKQHDQVSKISSERSGTPKKRKAPPPPISPTQLSDVSSPRSITSTPLSGKESMFFAEPPFKAEISSIRGNKDRLSDSTTGADSLLDVSSEADQQDLLALLQAKVASLTLHNKELQDKLQAKSPKEAEADVSFDSYHSTQTDLAPPLGKPSDTSPPDSKSSPPVLPQSASRSTFDGDGRIQQLQEILQDLQKRLESSEAEKQQLQAELRSRRAESVCVNSAEISENGSDLSQKLKETQSKYEEAMKEVLNVQKQMKLGLVSPESVDSYSRLRELRITEEEIDMLKQDLQNAVEESERNKEKVRELEEKLVEREKDMVIKPPIEEYEEMKSSYCSVIENMNKEKAFLFEKYQEAQEEIMKLKDALKSQVTQEASDEAGDMKEAMNRMIDELNKQVSELSQLYKEAQAELEDYRKRKSLEDVTADYIHKAEHEKLLHVTNVSRAKAEEALSEMKSQYSKVLHELTQLKQLVDAQKENSVSITEHLQVITTLRATAKEMEEKISSLKEHLASKEREVARLEKQLLEEKAAMTDAMVPRSAYAKLQSSLEGEVSVLASKLKDSVKEKEKAHLELTQMRSEVSQTRREKENIQALLKAKEQEADELRQQLQDAQEELAERKRQSESSSRLEEDKDKKINEMSKEVTKLKEALNSLSQLSYSTSSSKRQSQQLEALQQQVKQLQNQLAECKKQHQEVVSVYRMHLLYAVQGQMDEDVQKVLKQILTMCKNQSQKK